One Paraburkholderia aromaticivorans genomic region harbors:
- a CDS encoding restriction endonuclease subunit S has protein sequence MTAERIETIVGRVPVSWKIKTLEEISNFITKGGTPTTYGFEWADEGDGIPFLRSECVTDAGFNPKGMNYISAEAHVQMSRSEIKPGDLLMSITGNIGRVAKAPKQFKTANINQHIARIRILEEAGVCTEYVHQCLKHDGYSTYYRTILTGQAYPQISLQQVRETRIALPLLPEQKKIAAILTAVDDKLDVIARQIEATQTLKQGLMQTLFSQGVGSQHADGRWQPHTEFKDSELGKIPVEWQTGTLEQISEFITKGGTPTTYGFDWASPDDGIPFFRSECVTNNGFNPKGMNYIHVEAHNQMNRSQVEPGDLLMTITGNIGRVARAPADFPTANINQHIARIRIREGWSADFVYQSLRQDFYAKHYGSILTGQAYPQISLKQVRETLVALPPSAEQQRMAEILADFDAKIASLSAKRSNYRALKRGLMQKLLTGEWRVNFEATAAVIEMAAIA, from the coding sequence ATGACAGCAGAGCGTATCGAAACGATTGTTGGTCGGGTACCTGTCTCTTGGAAAATCAAAACTCTCGAAGAAATTTCGAATTTCATTACGAAGGGCGGGACACCGACGACCTATGGATTTGAGTGGGCTGACGAAGGCGATGGGATTCCGTTCCTTCGAAGCGAGTGCGTAACGGATGCTGGGTTCAATCCTAAGGGGATGAACTACATTTCTGCCGAGGCACACGTTCAAATGAGCCGCTCCGAGATAAAACCCGGCGACCTGTTAATGTCCATCACGGGCAACATCGGTCGTGTGGCCAAAGCCCCAAAACAGTTTAAGACAGCCAATATTAATCAACATATCGCTCGCATCCGCATATTGGAGGAGGCAGGCGTATGCACTGAATATGTCCATCAATGTCTAAAGCATGATGGATATTCGACTTATTATCGAACCATCCTTACCGGCCAGGCTTACCCCCAAATCAGTCTTCAGCAAGTTCGAGAAACCCGTATTGCACTCCCCTTACTTCCCGAACAAAAGAAAATCGCCGCCATCCTCACGGCAGTGGACGACAAGCTGGACGTGATTGCCCGCCAGATTGAGGCCACCCAGACCCTGAAGCAAGGGTTGATGCAGACGCTGTTCAGCCAGGGGGTGGGTTCCCAACATGCAGACGGTCGCTGGCAGCCACATACTGAGTTCAAAGACAGTGAACTCGGGAAGATTCCTGTGGAGTGGCAAACTGGCACCTTGGAGCAAATATCTGAGTTCATCACGAAAGGTGGGACGCCCACCACATATGGGTTTGACTGGGCCTCTCCGGACGACGGGATTCCATTTTTTCGAAGTGAATGCGTCACTAACAATGGGTTCAATCCAAAGGGCATGAACTACATTCATGTTGAAGCCCACAATCAGATGAATCGCTCCCAGGTTGAGCCGGGCGATTTGCTCATGACCATCACGGGAAATATTGGCAGAGTGGCGCGAGCGCCAGCTGATTTCCCCACCGCAAACATTAATCAGCACATTGCGCGCATACGAATTAGAGAAGGCTGGAGCGCAGACTTTGTGTACCAAAGCTTAAGGCAAGACTTTTATGCGAAACATTACGGCTCCATTTTGACTGGGCAAGCATATCCACAAATAAGTCTCAAGCAGGTCCGAGAGACTCTCGTTGCGTTGCCGCCAAGCGCGGAGCAGCAAAGAATGGCGGAGATACTGGCAGACTTCGACGCAAAAATAGCCTCGTTATCTGCAAAGCGAAGCAATTATCGGGCCCTCAAACGCGGCCTTATGCAAAAGCTGCTGACCGGCGAATGGCGGGTTAATTTTGAAGCCACCGCAGCGGTGATAGAAATGGCAGCGATAGCATGA
- a CDS encoding type I restriction-modification system subunit M, giving the protein MSNKLSLEALESWLWESANILRGSIDSSDFKNYIFGLLFLKRFNDVFEERGAQLTQNEGLNGREAEEEIEDKWGKFPTSARWPTLISQTENIGEALDKAFATIEANNPELQHVLTATQYGDKRVLSDATLQRLLRHFNQYRLGNADMYKADMLGDAYEYLIKQFADDAGKKGGEFYTPKAVVQLVVELIDPQPGHAVYDPTCGSGGMLVESAHHVARLPNGTLLGDKPNVLLYGQEKNLGTWAIAKLNLYLHNMRAEIQRGDTLVEPKHLDGDYLKTFDRVIANPPFSAKSWWSPLELAAEAEQDSDKKPKAPNYRQVNDPYGRFVYGIPPRGYADLAFAQHMLASLKADGRMGIILPHGVLFRSGEEGRIREGLLFGTGAASGNQPGDLIEAVIGLPSALFYNTGIPACVLILNKQKPAALKGKVVIIDSSRDYLEGKAHNSLRPGDIARIVNTHKAAVDKQTEVANFCRVVTLGEIRDNDGNLNIARYIDDGETEATVDVAATLSRLRTLADEEAEIDARLNGYLAELGLTK; this is encoded by the coding sequence ATGAGCAATAAACTATCCCTCGAAGCGCTGGAAAGCTGGCTTTGGGAATCCGCTAACATTCTGCGCGGCTCTATCGACTCGTCCGACTTCAAAAACTACATCTTCGGCCTGCTGTTTCTGAAGCGCTTCAACGACGTGTTTGAAGAGCGCGGGGCCCAGTTGACGCAGAATGAGGGACTGAATGGCCGGGAGGCCGAGGAAGAAATCGAAGACAAGTGGGGCAAATTCCCCACCAGTGCCCGCTGGCCGACGCTGATTTCGCAAACCGAAAACATCGGCGAAGCACTGGACAAGGCTTTTGCCACCATCGAAGCCAACAACCCCGAACTGCAGCACGTGCTCACCGCCACCCAGTATGGCGACAAGCGCGTCCTGTCCGATGCCACCCTGCAGCGGCTGTTGCGCCACTTCAACCAGTACAGGCTGGGCAATGCCGACATGTACAAGGCCGACATGCTGGGCGATGCCTACGAATACCTCATCAAGCAGTTCGCCGACGATGCCGGCAAGAAGGGTGGCGAGTTCTACACCCCCAAGGCGGTGGTGCAACTGGTGGTGGAACTCATCGACCCGCAACCGGGCCACGCGGTGTACGACCCCACCTGTGGTAGCGGCGGCATGCTGGTCGAGAGCGCGCATCACGTTGCCAGACTGCCCAACGGTACTTTGCTTGGCGACAAGCCGAACGTGCTGCTCTACGGACAGGAAAAGAACCTCGGCACTTGGGCCATTGCCAAACTGAACCTCTACCTGCACAACATGCGGGCCGAGATACAACGCGGCGATACGCTGGTCGAACCCAAGCATCTCGATGGTGACTACCTCAAGACTTTCGACCGGGTGATTGCCAACCCGCCGTTCTCGGCCAAGTCATGGTGGTCGCCGCTCGAATTGGCGGCCGAGGCCGAGCAGGACAGTGACAAAAAACCCAAGGCCCCCAATTACAGACAGGTCAACGACCCCTATGGTCGCTTCGTGTACGGCATTCCGCCCCGTGGTTATGCCGACCTTGCCTTTGCCCAGCACATGCTGGCCAGCCTGAAGGCCGATGGCCGCATGGGAATTATCCTGCCGCATGGTGTGCTGTTCCGTAGCGGTGAAGAAGGCAGGATTCGTGAAGGGCTGCTGTTTGGTACCGGCGCCGCCAGTGGCAACCAGCCGGGTGACCTGATTGAAGCCGTTATCGGACTGCCCTCGGCCCTGTTCTACAATACTGGCATCCCGGCCTGCGTGCTGATACTGAACAAACAGAAACCGGCCGCCCTCAAGGGCAAAGTCGTCATCATCGATTCCAGCCGCGACTACCTAGAAGGCAAGGCCCATAACAGCCTGCGCCCCGGGGACATTGCGCGTATCGTCAACACCCACAAGGCTGCGGTCGACAAGCAGACCGAGGTGGCCAACTTCTGCCGGGTGGTGACGCTGGGCGAAATCCGCGACAACGATGGCAATCTGAACATTGCGCGGTACATCGACGACGGCGAGACAGAAGCAACCGTCGATGTGGCCGCCACCTTGTCGCGACTGAGAACGCTTGCCGATGAAGAAGCTGAGATTGATGCTCGGCTGAATGGCTATCTGGCGGAGTTGGGGCTGACCAAATGA
- a CDS encoding helix-turn-helix transcriptional regulator produces the protein MTVEPFQPLTKQDVAQLLHVSVRTVENLVSGGSMPAPARIGGRVFWHPDVLYGWLSEALLKPDEPSAGSPGAQIGEGNVAPEPSILRAAPVTVRTPAKSSDVTRAKARQACKLAT, from the coding sequence ATGACCGTTGAGCCGTTTCAACCCTTGACCAAACAGGATGTTGCCCAGCTACTGCACGTTTCAGTTCGCACCGTCGAGAACCTCGTGAGCGGCGGCAGTATGCCTGCTCCCGCTCGTATTGGCGGACGGGTGTTTTGGCACCCAGATGTTCTTTATGGATGGCTTTCGGAGGCACTTCTAAAGCCGGATGAGCCGAGTGCGGGCTCACCCGGCGCGCAGATTGGCGAAGGAAACGTTGCGCCGGAGCCATCCATTTTGAGAGCGGCTCCAGTGACCGTTCGGACACCGGCGAAGTCGAGCGACGTAACGCGGGCGAAGGCCCGCCAGGCCTGCAAGCTAGCAACTTAG
- a CDS encoding HlyC/CorC family transporter has protein sequence MEQLPLWAQIGAVFLLLVCSSFFSISETAMMAINRHRLKHLANQNALGAKTTQGLLAQTDQLLSVVLIGNNLFNTIIPVLTTSIALHTFGRNNLVLSIATGIVAFLIIVFAEITPKIVGATFPEKVALPASLLIAPMMRVAKPLVWFVNLFANGILRVLHINTKGAHDQRLSTEELRTIVLESGSFMPTKHRSILLNLFDLENISVDDVMIPRRRIEALDFDAPFEQILHQLETCYHNKLIVYQGDIDRVLGVLHVRKTLAALHNQELERETLRELLAEPYFVPSGTPVFQQLQFFQESRHRTALVVNEYGELQGLVTPEDIIEELIGEFTTSIPRGANSRGGWNENGECIVAGSMPLRELNRWLHLTLPTDGPKTLNGLILEILEDIPDGDVCVQIGEVKLEVMRSDDQAIRTVKLFRPPTRAKAGKVLRG, from the coding sequence GTGGAACAACTTCCCTTATGGGCGCAGATTGGCGCCGTCTTTCTGCTGCTTGTCTGCTCGAGCTTCTTTTCGATTTCCGAAACGGCGATGATGGCGATCAACCGCCATCGCCTGAAACATCTGGCCAATCAGAATGCGCTCGGCGCAAAGACCACTCAAGGTCTCCTCGCGCAGACGGATCAGCTTTTGAGCGTCGTGCTGATCGGCAACAACCTGTTCAACACCATCATCCCGGTGCTCACCACCTCTATCGCCCTGCACACGTTCGGCCGGAACAACCTGGTGCTGTCGATCGCGACCGGTATCGTCGCGTTTCTGATCATCGTTTTCGCGGAAATAACGCCAAAGATCGTCGGCGCTACGTTCCCTGAAAAAGTCGCGCTGCCGGCCAGCCTGCTGATTGCACCGATGATGCGCGTCGCCAAACCGCTGGTGTGGTTCGTCAATCTTTTTGCAAACGGCATTCTGCGCGTGCTGCACATCAATACGAAAGGCGCGCACGATCAGCGACTTTCGACCGAAGAACTGCGCACCATCGTGCTCGAGTCCGGCAGTTTCATGCCGACCAAACACCGCAGTATTCTGCTGAACCTGTTCGACCTGGAAAACATTTCCGTCGACGACGTGATGATCCCGCGCCGCCGCATCGAGGCGCTGGACTTCGACGCGCCGTTCGAACAGATCCTGCATCAACTCGAAACCTGCTATCACAACAAGCTGATCGTCTATCAAGGCGACATCGACCGGGTGCTCGGTGTGCTGCACGTACGCAAGACACTGGCGGCGCTGCACAACCAGGAGCTTGAACGCGAGACGCTGCGCGAGCTGCTGGCCGAGCCGTACTTCGTACCGAGCGGCACGCCGGTTTTCCAGCAATTGCAATTCTTCCAGGAGAGCCGCCACCGCACGGCGCTGGTCGTCAACGAATACGGCGAATTGCAGGGCCTCGTCACGCCGGAAGACATCATCGAGGAATTGATCGGCGAGTTCACCACGTCCATTCCGCGCGGCGCCAATTCGCGCGGCGGCTGGAACGAGAACGGCGAATGCATCGTGGCCGGCAGCATGCCGCTGCGCGAGTTGAACCGCTGGCTGCATCTGACGCTGCCCACCGACGGGCCGAAAACGCTCAACGGTCTGATCCTCGAAATTCTCGAAGATATTCCCGACGGCGACGTGTGCGTGCAGATCGGCGAAGTCAAACTCGAGGTGATGCGCAGCGACGATCAGGCGATTCGTACGGTCAAGCTGTTCAGACCGCCGACGCGTGCGAAAGCCGGCAAGGTATTGCGCGGCTAG
- a CDS encoding GspE/PulE family protein, producing the protein MQASFQPAAASSHPIAHSNQSAVKAKLKPFAPDVSAANLTDPDNAPAVRLLTDTLQEATRRNASDLHIEPMEHGWRVRLRIDGVLHEIPPPPAHLRDAFITRVKVLARMDIAERRVPQDGRLRISTSPGRVEDYRVNSLPTLFGEKLVLRRLDALPANLSLDSLGLDSRQRETVDAAIRAPHGLMLVTGPTGSGKTLSLYCFLNLLNGEARNLCSVEDPAEIQLAGINQVSVREKAGLTFAVALRAFLRQDPDVIMVGEIRDEETADVAVKAAQTGHLVLSTLHTNDAPAAVARLIDIGVEPYNLAAALRMVTAQRLVRRLCVACRVSAPQSVAALRAAGFSEHQLDGWQPYAAVGCATCHGIGYRGRVGVHQVMPVSDAMRELIVASAGTHELARLSQTEQVGTLRDAALTRVRDGTTSLAEALAATEVA; encoded by the coding sequence ATGCAAGCCTCTTTCCAACCCGCGGCGGCATCGTCGCATCCCATCGCTCACAGCAACCAAAGCGCCGTCAAAGCGAAGCTGAAACCATTCGCACCCGACGTCAGCGCAGCAAATCTCACTGACCCCGACAACGCTCCCGCCGTGCGTCTCTTGACCGACACATTGCAGGAAGCGACCCGCCGCAACGCGTCGGACCTTCACATCGAGCCAATGGAACACGGCTGGCGCGTCCGCTTGCGAATCGACGGCGTGCTGCACGAAATCCCGCCGCCGCCCGCGCATCTGCGCGATGCATTCATTACTCGGGTGAAGGTGCTGGCACGCATGGATATCGCCGAGCGTCGCGTGCCGCAAGACGGCCGGTTGCGCATTTCCACTTCGCCGGGACGCGTTGAGGACTATCGCGTCAACTCGCTGCCCACGCTATTCGGAGAAAAACTCGTGCTGCGCCGACTCGACGCGCTGCCCGCCAATCTCTCACTCGACTCGCTCGGCCTCGATTCGCGTCAACGCGAAACAGTGGACGCCGCGATTCGCGCGCCGCACGGCCTCATGCTTGTCACCGGACCCACCGGGAGCGGCAAGACGTTGTCGCTGTACTGTTTCCTCAATCTGCTCAACGGCGAGGCGCGCAATCTCTGTTCAGTGGAAGATCCCGCGGAGATCCAGTTGGCCGGCATCAACCAGGTCAGTGTGCGCGAAAAAGCCGGGCTCACCTTCGCGGTCGCGCTGCGCGCATTTCTTCGCCAGGATCCCGACGTGATCATGGTCGGCGAAATTCGCGACGAAGAGACCGCCGACGTCGCCGTGAAAGCCGCGCAAACGGGCCACCTCGTCCTGTCGACCCTGCATACGAACGACGCGCCGGCGGCCGTCGCGCGTTTGATCGATATCGGCGTCGAGCCGTATAACCTCGCGGCCGCGTTGCGGATGGTCACCGCGCAGCGGCTGGTGCGGCGGCTCTGTGTCGCGTGCCGCGTGTCGGCGCCGCAGTCGGTCGCGGCGCTCCGAGCGGCGGGTTTCAGCGAGCATCAACTCGACGGCTGGCAGCCCTACGCCGCCGTCGGTTGCGCGACCTGTCACGGCATCGGCTATCGCGGCCGCGTCGGCGTTCATCAGGTGATGCCCGTGTCCGATGCGATGCGCGAGTTGATCGTCGCGAGCGCCGGCACGCATGAACTCGCGCGGCTCTCGCAAACTGAACAGGTGGGCACCTTGCGCGATGCGGCGTTGACGCGTGTGCGCGACGGCACCACCAGTCTCGCCGAAGCGCTCGCCGCCACCGAGGTCGCATGA
- a CDS encoding type II secretion system F family protein: MNTATTRRPLASDMRFKWRGVDADGERKNGALIAPDAAIARSVLRRDNLFILELTAYGPAPRPTTRAADITLFTRQLASLLRAGLPLAPALDLLAQAQTSRRHGMPRIVGALARDITGGLRFSAALQRHPAQFNALYCQLVEVGEAAGALAAVLARIADDRERAAAQRAKVRAALTYPVAILVLAMAITAALLVWVVPTFKQIFDGFGARLPAPTQFVLALSSGVARWSIPVCALIFAAGSAATFLLRRSEAARIRFARVSLTIPIAGPLLRTLCAARWSRALGTLLSAGTPLADAFDSLTHATGNAFFDRATVEIAARLRRGERLAAAMRAARCFPPEVVQPIAVAEESGALDTMLIDVASLADRQVDEKIGTLSSLCEPLVIVVLGALVGGLVIAMYLPIIQLGNVV, encoded by the coding sequence ATGAACACGGCCACGACCCGACGACCTCTGGCCTCCGACATGCGTTTCAAATGGCGCGGCGTCGATGCCGACGGCGAGCGGAAAAACGGCGCACTCATCGCGCCGGACGCAGCCATCGCACGCTCAGTGCTCAGGCGCGACAATCTGTTCATCCTCGAACTGACGGCGTACGGACCGGCACCGCGTCCCACCACGCGCGCCGCGGACATCACGCTATTCACGCGGCAACTGGCCAGCCTGCTGCGCGCGGGCCTCCCACTCGCGCCCGCGCTGGACCTGCTCGCGCAAGCCCAGACTTCGCGCCGCCACGGCATGCCGCGGATCGTCGGCGCCCTCGCGCGCGACATCACCGGCGGCCTGCGTTTTTCCGCGGCACTGCAGCGGCATCCGGCGCAATTCAACGCGCTTTACTGCCAGCTCGTCGAAGTCGGCGAGGCGGCCGGCGCACTCGCGGCCGTCCTCGCCCGCATCGCCGATGACCGCGAGCGCGCCGCCGCGCAGCGCGCCAAAGTGCGCGCGGCACTGACCTATCCGGTCGCGATCCTCGTACTGGCGATGGCAATCACCGCGGCATTGCTCGTGTGGGTCGTACCGACCTTCAAACAGATCTTCGACGGCTTCGGCGCCAGACTGCCCGCACCGACGCAGTTCGTGCTGGCATTGTCGTCCGGTGTGGCGCGATGGAGCATACCGGTATGTGCCCTGATCTTCGCCGCCGGTTCAGCAGCGACGTTTCTACTGCGACGCTCCGAAGCCGCGCGCATCCGCTTTGCGCGCGTATCGCTGACAATACCGATCGCTGGTCCGCTGCTGCGCACGTTGTGCGCGGCGCGCTGGAGCCGCGCGCTCGGCACCTTGCTGTCGGCCGGCACACCGCTGGCCGACGCGTTCGATTCGCTGACTCACGCCACCGGCAACGCCTTCTTCGACCGCGCCACCGTGGAAATCGCAGCGCGTCTGCGGCGGGGGGAGCGGCTCGCCGCCGCGATGCGCGCGGCTCGCTGCTTTCCGCCCGAAGTCGTGCAACCGATTGCGGTTGCGGAGGAGTCCGGAGCACTCGACACCATGCTGATCGACGTGGCGTCGCTCGCTGATCGTCAGGTAGACGAAAAGATCGGCACGCTGTCGAGCCTGTGCGAGCCGCTCGTCATCGTCGTGCTCGGCGCGCTGGTCGGCGGCCTCGTGATCGCGATGTATCTTCCCATTATTCAACTCGGCAACGTGGTGTAG
- a CDS encoding prepilin peptidase, which yields MRATLPLVPDTSSSLLSGLLPDHFATGLGQAFGSLPATLQMTFAIVFGLVIGSFLNVVVHRLPIMLDRAWRAEVSEAADQPLEEDGLPARYNLWVPRSACPHCGHVLSAWENLPVLSYLLLRGRCSACKARVSLRYPLLEIASAAFAAGALALFGPTFTALAAFGLCAALLAMSAIDIDTHLLPDSMTLPLLWAGIIVNFNGMFTNLHDAVLGAIFGYLVLWAVHWLFLLIRGVEGMGYGDFKLLAALGAWLGWAALPQIVLIAAVTGAVVGLLATWRGRMRFEEPLPFGPFLAAGGALTLFLGTPLYLALGG from the coding sequence ATGCGGGCCACTCTTCCACTCGTGCCAGACACTTCTTCCAGCCTGCTGTCGGGCTTGCTGCCCGATCATTTCGCGACCGGTCTCGGCCAGGCGTTCGGCAGCTTGCCCGCAACCCTGCAGATGACGTTCGCCATCGTGTTCGGCCTCGTGATCGGCAGCTTCCTGAACGTGGTCGTGCATCGGCTGCCGATCATGCTCGATCGCGCCTGGCGCGCGGAAGTCAGCGAGGCCGCCGATCAACCGTTGGAAGAAGACGGCCTGCCGGCACGCTACAACCTGTGGGTGCCGCGCAGCGCGTGTCCTCACTGCGGCCATGTGTTGAGCGCATGGGAGAACCTGCCGGTGCTGAGTTACCTATTGCTGCGCGGTCGCTGCTCCGCATGCAAGGCGCGTGTGAGCCTGCGCTATCCGCTGCTCGAAATCGCCAGTGCAGCGTTCGCGGCAGGCGCACTCGCGTTGTTCGGCCCGACCTTCACGGCGCTCGCCGCCTTCGGACTGTGCGCCGCGCTGCTCGCCATGAGCGCGATCGACATCGACACGCATCTGCTGCCCGACTCCATGACGCTGCCGTTGCTGTGGGCGGGCATCATCGTCAACTTCAACGGCATGTTTACGAACTTGCACGATGCGGTGCTCGGCGCGATCTTCGGCTATCTGGTGCTGTGGGCCGTGCACTGGTTATTTCTCCTCATTCGCGGCGTCGAAGGCATGGGTTATGGTGATTTCAAACTGCTGGCGGCGCTCGGCGCGTGGCTCGGCTGGGCGGCGCTGCCGCAGATCGTGCTGATTGCAGCGGTGACCGGCGCGGTCGTCGGTCTGCTGGCAACATGGCGTGGCCGCATGCGCTTCGAAGAGCCGCTGCCCTTCGGGCCGTTCCTCGCGGCAGGCGGCGCACTGACGCTGTTTCTCGGCACACCGCTTTATCTGGCTTTGGGAGGCTGA
- the coaE gene encoding dephospho-CoA kinase (Dephospho-CoA kinase (CoaE) performs the final step in coenzyme A biosynthesis.), with product MFAVGLTGGIGSGKSTVADLFAAHGVPLVDTDLIAHRITAPHGIAMPPIAAEFGEAFVAPDGSLDRARMRTLVFSDDSARKRLEGITHPLIRAETEREQREAQGPYVIVVVPLLVESGKWKTRVNRVLTVDCSVEMQISRVMSRNNFSREQVLAIIARQATREARLAAADDVIDNDNAPLEALKSQVDAQHRVYLTLAGT from the coding sequence ATGTTTGCTGTGGGATTGACCGGCGGCATCGGCAGCGGCAAATCGACTGTCGCCGACCTGTTTGCCGCGCACGGCGTGCCGCTCGTCGACACCGACCTGATCGCGCACCGCATCACCGCACCGCACGGCATCGCCATGCCGCCAATCGCTGCAGAGTTCGGCGAGGCGTTCGTCGCCCCTGACGGCTCACTCGACCGCGCCCGCATGCGCACGCTCGTATTCAGCGACGACAGCGCGCGCAAACGCCTCGAAGGCATCACGCATCCCTTGATTCGCGCGGAGACCGAACGCGAGCAGCGTGAGGCTCAAGGGCCTTATGTGATCGTCGTGGTGCCGCTGCTGGTCGAATCCGGCAAGTGGAAGACGCGCGTGAATCGTGTGCTGACGGTGGACTGCAGCGTCGAAATGCAGATCTCGCGCGTGATGAGCCGCAACAATTTCAGTCGCGAACAGGTGCTGGCGATCATCGCTCGTCAGGCCACACGCGAAGCGCGCCTCGCCGCGGCCGACGACGTGATCGACAACGACAACGCGCCGCTCGAGGCGCTCAAGTCGCAAGTCGACGCGCAGCATCGCGTGTATCTGACGCTCGCCGGCACATGA
- the zapD gene encoding cell division protein ZapD, which yields MILYEYPFNERIRTLLRLEDLFERFTFFLTQEDAREHHVALTTLFEISEVAGRADLKSDLMKELERQRQTLAPFRGNPGIEQNALEAVLGEIEQTLAGLSQMQGKTGQHLADNEWLASIRSRAIIPGGTCKFDLPSYYAWQQIHPDQRRQDIAKWVTPMLPLRDAAIIVLRLARESGQASKVMAMQGSYQQMLSGRSYQLMQVRVAPELRVIPEASANKYMLWVRFTVQDGDLRPRSVDVDVPFQLTLCSL from the coding sequence TTGATCCTTTACGAGTATCCCTTCAACGAGCGAATCCGGACGCTATTGCGCCTCGAAGATCTGTTCGAGCGCTTCACGTTCTTTCTGACTCAGGAAGACGCCAGGGAACATCACGTCGCACTGACAACGTTGTTCGAAATCTCAGAGGTTGCGGGCCGCGCGGATCTGAAGTCGGATCTGATGAAAGAACTCGAACGCCAACGGCAAACGCTGGCGCCGTTTCGCGGCAATCCGGGAATCGAACAGAACGCGCTTGAGGCCGTACTCGGCGAGATCGAGCAAACGCTCGCGGGGCTTTCGCAGATGCAGGGCAAGACCGGCCAGCATCTTGCAGACAACGAATGGCTCGCTAGCATCCGCAGCCGCGCGATCATTCCAGGCGGCACCTGCAAGTTCGATTTACCGTCTTACTACGCGTGGCAGCAGATTCATCCTGATCAGCGCCGCCAGGACATCGCGAAGTGGGTGACGCCGATGCTGCCGCTGCGCGACGCGGCCATCATCGTCTTGCGACTCGCGCGCGAATCCGGCCAGGCGTCCAAAGTCATGGCCATGCAGGGCAGCTATCAGCAGATGCTGTCCGGCCGTTCATATCAATTGATGCAGGTACGAGTGGCACCGGAATTGCGCGTGATCCCCGAAGCCAGTGCGAACAAGTACATGCTGTGGGTGCGCTTCACCGTGCAGGACGGCGATCTGCGTCCGCGTTCCGTCGACGTCGACGTGCCTTTCCAGCTTACGCTTTGCAGCCTTTAA
- a CDS encoding DNA gyrase inhibitor YacG, translating into MPTVVKCPTCGKDVRWTPENRFRPFCSDRCKQSDLGAWAAEKYKIGGTDQEASSDETPGGDYTPH; encoded by the coding sequence ATGCCTACCGTCGTCAAATGCCCCACTTGCGGTAAGGACGTCCGCTGGACACCTGAGAACCGCTTCCGCCCCTTCTGTTCCGATCGCTGCAAGCAGAGCGATCTCGGCGCTTGGGCCGCTGAGAAGTACAAGATCGGCGGGACCGATCAGGAAGCGTCGTCGGACGAGACGCCCGGTGGGGATTACACCCCGCATTAA
- a CDS encoding NUDIX domain-containing protein, which translates to MSDDVEKNANGRKVTEVAVGVMVQPDGRYLLAQRPAGKPYEGYWEFPGGKLEAGESVEAALARELHEELGIDVEASHLWHTLEHDYPHAYVRLFFCKVTQWSGEPHGREGQAFVWQTLPADVEPLLPATIPVLEWLAAEKN; encoded by the coding sequence ATGAGCGACGACGTCGAGAAGAACGCCAACGGTCGAAAGGTGACGGAGGTTGCCGTCGGCGTGATGGTCCAGCCGGATGGACGCTATCTGCTGGCGCAGCGCCCGGCTGGCAAGCCGTACGAGGGTTATTGGGAGTTTCCCGGCGGCAAGCTGGAAGCGGGCGAGTCGGTCGAAGCCGCGCTCGCCCGTGAGTTACACGAGGAACTGGGTATCGACGTCGAGGCAAGCCATCTTTGGCATACGCTCGAGCACGATTACCCGCATGCGTATGTGCGGCTCTTTTTCTGCAAGGTGACTCAGTGGTCCGGCGAGCCGCACGGCCGCGAAGGCCAGGCTTTTGTCTGGCAGACGCTGCCCGCGGATGTCGAGCCGCTGTTGCCGGCGACCATTCCCGTGCTGGAATGGCTCGCAGCTGAAAAGAACTAA